In Elusimicrobiota bacterium, a single window of DNA contains:
- a CDS encoding 4'-phosphopantetheinyl transferase superfamily protein, translated as MTTGRPPYRLAFCPRREAERTLSEPAELRARFGAKELVELETLPERRKLDRVAGRLAAKRALAAHFLDEYGWEADPAELRVSNDEAGRPRLTLPKGAPAPAPSFSISHCAQGGAAAVAAPGRFVGVDIETIVPRPADVIAFVASPGELAAGPDDPEAQARLWTGKEAALKLLGLGLDADARAVRPEADGVTLTGAPAKAWADLGSPRVRLDYDGVEGARIAVAYTGD; from the coding sequence ATGACCACGGGCCGGCCGCCGTACCGCCTCGCGTTTTGTCCGCGCCGCGAGGCCGAGAGGACCCTGTCCGAGCCCGCCGAACTGCGCGCGCGCTTCGGCGCCAAGGAGCTCGTCGAGCTCGAGACCCTTCCGGAGCGGCGCAAGCTCGACCGCGTGGCGGGCCGCCTCGCCGCCAAGCGCGCGCTCGCCGCTCACTTCCTCGACGAATACGGCTGGGAGGCGGACCCGGCCGAGCTCCGGGTCTCCAACGACGAGGCGGGACGCCCGCGCCTGACTTTGCCGAAGGGCGCCCCGGCCCCCGCGCCGTCCTTCTCGATCTCGCATTGCGCGCAGGGCGGCGCCGCCGCGGTCGCCGCGCCGGGCCGCTTCGTCGGCGTGGACATCGAGACGATCGTGCCGCGGCCGGCGGACGTGATCGCATTCGTCGCGTCGCCCGGCGAACTCGCGGCGGGGCCCGACGACCCGGAGGCGCAGGCGCGCCTCTGGACCGGCAAGGAAGCGGCGCTGAAGCTGCTGGGCCTCGGGCTCGACGCGGACGCGCGCGCGGTCCGGCCCGAAGCGGACGGCGTGACCTTGACGGGCGCGCCGGCGAAGGCCTGGGCCGACCTGGGCTCGCCGCGCGTGCGGCTGGACTACGACGGCGTCGAGGGCGCGCGCATCGCCGTCGCCTACACGGGAGATTGA
- a CDS encoding peptide chain release factor 3: MADITTEVARRRTFAIISHPDAGKTTLTEKLLLYGGALQLAGSVTARKNQSSSASDWMELERKRGISVSSTVLQFDYEGHRINLLDTPGHKDFSEDTYRVLTAVDAAVMVIDAGKGIEPQTLKLFEVCRLRGIPILTFMNKLDRETKDLLELLDELENQLQLHPYPVNWPMGVGQRFKGVYDRTTKRAHMFERTVRGAYKAPVQVAGIDDPAVKDALDADSYHHFVEQVHLLEAAGAGFDAADALKGGTTPVYFGSAVNNFGVQLLLEALLQHAPAPAARASTAGLIQPARDSFSGFVFKIQGNMDPKHRDRIAFVRVVSGKFTRDLTVTHSRTGKSFRLANAHKIFGRDREIIEEAYAGDVIGLVGYSDFGIGDTLSEDPKVVYDEIPRFAPECFARISNPNPSKYKPFAKGLEQLLREGVVRALVPRDMGDAKTTLLAAVGPLQFEVAQFRLQSEYGVESRLEPMAWTLARWIGPNTKPGAVEAVALPMQSARVKDEDGNEMILFPTPWSLQYLSEKHPEIELLRLPPAKTR; the protein is encoded by the coding sequence ATGGCCGACATCACGACCGAAGTCGCCCGCCGCCGCACGTTCGCGATCATCTCGCACCCCGACGCGGGCAAGACGACGCTGACCGAAAAGCTCCTGCTTTACGGCGGCGCGCTCCAGCTCGCCGGCTCGGTCACCGCGCGCAAGAACCAGAGCTCCTCGGCCTCCGACTGGATGGAGCTCGAGCGCAAGCGCGGCATCTCGGTCAGCTCCACCGTGCTCCAGTTCGACTACGAGGGGCACCGCATCAACCTCCTCGACACGCCCGGCCACAAGGACTTCTCCGAGGACACGTACCGCGTGCTCACCGCCGTCGACGCCGCCGTCATGGTCATCGACGCCGGCAAGGGCATCGAGCCCCAGACGCTCAAGCTCTTCGAGGTCTGCCGCCTGCGCGGCATCCCCATCCTGACGTTCATGAACAAGCTCGACCGCGAGACCAAGGACCTCCTCGAGCTGCTCGACGAGCTCGAGAACCAGCTCCAGCTGCACCCCTACCCCGTGAACTGGCCGATGGGCGTCGGCCAGCGCTTCAAGGGCGTCTACGACCGGACCACGAAGCGGGCGCACATGTTCGAGCGTACGGTTCGCGGCGCCTACAAGGCGCCGGTGCAGGTCGCGGGCATCGACGACCCCGCCGTGAAGGACGCGCTCGACGCGGACTCCTACCACCATTTCGTCGAGCAGGTGCATCTGCTCGAGGCCGCGGGAGCCGGCTTCGACGCCGCCGACGCGCTGAAGGGGGGCACGACGCCCGTCTACTTCGGCTCGGCCGTGAACAACTTCGGCGTGCAGCTGCTGCTCGAGGCCCTGCTCCAGCACGCCCCCGCGCCCGCCGCGCGCGCCTCGACGGCCGGCCTCATCCAGCCCGCGCGCGACTCCTTCTCCGGCTTCGTGTTCAAGATCCAAGGCAACATGGATCCCAAGCACCGCGACCGCATCGCCTTCGTCCGCGTGGTGTCGGGGAAGTTCACGCGCGACCTGACCGTGACCCACTCCCGCACCGGCAAGTCGTTCCGTCTGGCCAACGCCCATAAGATCTTCGGCCGCGACCGCGAGATCATCGAAGAGGCGTACGCGGGGGACGTGATCGGCCTGGTCGGCTACTCGGATTTCGGCATCGGCGACACCCTCAGCGAGGACCCGAAAGTGGTCTATGACGAGATCCCCCGCTTCGCGCCCGAGTGCTTCGCCCGCATCAGCAACCCCAACCCCTCGAAGTACAAGCCGTTCGCGAAGGGCCTCGAGCAGCTCCTGCGCGAGGGCGTCGTGCGCGCGCTCGTCCCGCGCGACATGGGCGACGCGAAGACCACCCTGCTCGCCGCGGTCGGGCCGCTGCAGTTCGAGGTCGCTCAGTTCCGCCTTCAGTCGGAATACGGCGTCGAGTCGCGCCTCGAGCCGATGGCCTGGACCCTCGCCCGCTGGATCGGGCCGAACACTAAGCCCGGCGCCGTCGAAGCGGTGGCCCTGCCCATGCAGTCCGCGCGCGTCAAGGACGAGGACGGCAACGAGATGATCCTGTTCCCGACGCCCTGGTCCCTGCAGTACCTCTCGGAGAAGCACCCCGAGATCGAGCTTCTCCGCCTCCCGCCCGCCAAGACGCGCTAG
- a CDS encoding polymer-forming cytoskeletal protein — protein sequence MNDRLLLAAVLLAVTVPARAIKLQLGDDKVRKGDYTVEKGRTFDGDVAAEGAVTVQGVVTGDCAAFGGPLVIEGECRGEAASFGGPVRLTGKVGGDVSSFGGPVDFAGAAGGDVSLFGGDLTVRSSGTIEGEVSIFGGRLKQEPGATIKGELHNFSSPMIGAMVPGVALAAMRADRGAKHGPAPRKALISGFLLGLCLLPFLATLFFPKQVETIAAAASADFWRALGIGLLVEMAIVPGTLALAVSVIGIPFIPVAYAALTAAVVMGTGAFFLLMARRACLNLEKPVPSTIKAVGCAGAATAAISIAGGLLPVVGGILGLALFLTLCCGMTLGLGAVWLTRLGTRPATVPANG from the coding sequence ATGAACGACCGACTTCTGCTCGCCGCCGTCCTCCTCGCCGTGACCGTCCCCGCCCGGGCGATCAAGCTCCAGCTCGGCGACGACAAGGTCCGCAAGGGCGACTACACCGTGGAGAAAGGCCGGACCTTCGACGGCGACGTCGCTGCGGAAGGCGCGGTCACCGTGCAGGGCGTCGTCACCGGCGACTGCGCGGCCTTCGGCGGCCCGCTCGTCATCGAGGGCGAGTGCCGCGGCGAGGCGGCCTCCTTCGGCGGGCCGGTGCGCCTGACGGGGAAGGTCGGGGGCGACGTGTCTTCCTTCGGCGGCCCCGTGGACTTCGCGGGCGCCGCCGGCGGCGACGTGTCCTTGTTCGGCGGCGACCTGACCGTGCGCTCCTCGGGGACCATCGAGGGAGAGGTCTCGATCTTCGGCGGCCGGCTGAAGCAGGAGCCCGGCGCGACGATCAAGGGCGAGCTCCACAACTTCAGCTCGCCGATGATCGGCGCGATGGTGCCGGGCGTCGCCCTGGCGGCGATGCGCGCCGACCGCGGCGCCAAGCACGGCCCCGCGCCCCGCAAGGCCCTGATCTCCGGCTTCCTCCTCGGGCTGTGCCTGCTCCCGTTCCTCGCGACCTTGTTCTTCCCGAAGCAGGTGGAGACGATCGCCGCGGCCGCTTCGGCGGATTTCTGGCGCGCCCTCGGCATCGGCCTGCTCGTCGAGATGGCGATCGTGCCCGGGACGCTCGCGCTGGCCGTCTCGGTGATCGGGATCCCGTTCATCCCCGTGGCCTACGCCGCGCTCACGGCGGCGGTGGTCATGGGCACGGGCGCGTTCTTCCTCCTGATGGCCCGTCGCGCCTGCCTGAACCTCGAGAAGCCCGTCCCGTCCACGATCAAGGCCGTCGGCTGCGCCGGCGCCGCGACCGCGGCGATCTCGATCGCGGGAGGGCTGCTGCCGGTCGTCGGCGGCATCCTCGGCCTCGCGCTGTTCCTGACCTTGTGCTGCGGGATGACGCTCGGGCTCGGCGCGGTGTGGCTCACGCGCCTCGGCACGCGGCCGGCGACCGTTCCCGCGAACGGCTAG
- a CDS encoding thiolase family protein, producing MNDILIMAGARTPFAAWSFGATGRGTPGGALKELDPQDLAAAALKGALSAASLSPRDLQFIAFGNMYQAGPYGCYGARYVGHRAGCPSETTGVAVNLACGTGLLALTTAASAISRGEASSAAAVGADAPSRLRRDIFVPSFTDISCGKHIAKTAEERAGEAGLARAAMDAWAWKSHARARAAVKLRAAEIVPVAGLAGDDAVLEDASPDRFATAKLLFSDGTATMTHANVHGVVDGGAALILASAKTAKGRALGRLVSSALVGVPPERMAYAAVPAVRKALEQARWRASEVDVWEINETFAAQVLLDQAELGIDAERINPNGGAIALGHPFGATGVRLVHTLLLELRRRSRRRGVAAISVGGGLGIAVCVEAL from the coding sequence TTGAACGATATCCTCATCATGGCCGGAGCGCGCACCCCTTTCGCCGCGTGGAGCTTCGGGGCGACGGGGAGGGGGACTCCCGGGGGAGCCTTAAAAGAGCTCGATCCTCAGGATCTTGCCGCCGCGGCCCTCAAAGGGGCGCTATCGGCCGCGAGCTTATCACCTCGTGATCTTCAATTCATCGCCTTCGGCAATATGTATCAAGCGGGACCTTACGGGTGCTACGGAGCCAGATATGTAGGCCACCGCGCGGGCTGCCCTTCCGAGACCACCGGCGTCGCCGTGAATCTCGCGTGCGGCACCGGACTTCTCGCGCTCACCACCGCGGCGAGCGCCATCTCACGGGGCGAAGCCTCCAGCGCGGCCGCCGTCGGCGCGGACGCGCCGAGCCGCCTGCGGCGGGACATCTTCGTGCCGTCGTTCACCGACATATCCTGCGGAAAACATATCGCCAAGACCGCCGAGGAGCGGGCGGGCGAGGCGGGCCTGGCGCGCGCGGCGATGGACGCGTGGGCGTGGAAGTCGCACGCGCGGGCGCGCGCGGCCGTCAAGCTGCGCGCCGCGGAGATCGTCCCCGTCGCCGGCCTGGCCGGCGACGACGCGGTGCTCGAGGACGCCTCGCCGGACCGCTTCGCGACCGCCAAGCTGCTGTTCAGCGACGGGACCGCGACGATGACGCACGCGAACGTGCACGGCGTCGTGGACGGGGGCGCCGCGCTGATCCTCGCCTCGGCGAAGACCGCCAAGGGCCGCGCCCTCGGCCGGCTCGTGTCCTCGGCCTTGGTCGGCGTCCCGCCGGAGCGCATGGCCTACGCCGCCGTGCCCGCGGTCCGAAAGGCCCTCGAGCAGGCCCGCTGGCGCGCCTCCGAGGTCGACGTCTGGGAGATCAACGAGACCTTCGCCGCCCAGGTCCTGCTCGATCAAGCCGAGCTCGGCATCGACGCCGAGCGCATCAACCCCAACGGCGGCGCGATCGCGCTCGGCCATCCCTTCGGCGCGACCGGCGTGCGCCTCGTCCACACCTTGCTCCTCGAGCTGCGCCGCCGCTCCCGGCGCCGCGGCGTCGCCGCCATCAGCGTCGGCGGCGGCCTCGGCATCGCCGTCTGCGTCGAAGCCCTCTAG
- a CDS encoding response regulator transcription factor, with translation MIKAQILVVEDQAATADLILEVLKGEGYEAQTVDTLAKARARLKKQPPELLLLDRNLPDGDGVDLLAEIRGDDKLSNLPVIILTAKKDVADKIAGLRVGADDYVAKPFNTEELVARVATILRRAGKVEEPTTVEAGGVKLDRASRKVHIGEKEVALSAKEFDLLWFLVYRKNRVLTRDFLLQHVWGYDSGIDLTTKVIDVTLSHLRNKIGPVADKIVAVRGFGYRFDA, from the coding sequence ATGATCAAGGCGCAGATTCTCGTCGTCGAGGACCAGGCCGCCACGGCGGACCTCATTCTCGAGGTGCTCAAGGGCGAGGGCTACGAGGCCCAGACCGTCGACACCTTGGCGAAGGCCCGCGCGCGCCTCAAGAAGCAGCCGCCGGAGCTCCTGCTCCTGGACCGCAACCTTCCCGACGGGGACGGCGTCGACCTCCTCGCCGAGATCCGGGGTGACGACAAGCTCTCGAATCTACCCGTGATAATCCTGACCGCGAAGAAGGACGTCGCGGACAAGATCGCCGGCCTGCGCGTCGGCGCCGACGACTACGTCGCCAAGCCCTTCAACACCGAGGAGCTCGTGGCGCGCGTCGCGACGATCCTGCGCCGCGCCGGCAAGGTCGAGGAGCCGACCACGGTGGAGGCGGGGGGCGTCAAGCTCGACCGAGCCTCCCGCAAGGTCCACATCGGCGAGAAGGAGGTCGCGCTCTCCGCCAAGGAGTTCGACCTGCTCTGGTTCCTCGTCTACCGCAAGAACCGCGTGCTGACCCGCGACTTCCTGCTCCAGCACGTCTGGGGGTACGACTCGGGCATCGACCTGACGACGAAGGTCATCGACGTGACCCTCTCCCACCTGCGCAACAAGATCGGCCCCGTCGCCGACAAGATCGTCGCCGTCCGCGGCTTCGGCTACCGCTTCGACGCTTAA
- a CDS encoding Lrp/AsnC ligand binding domain-containing protein, translating into MVTGLVLVRLMAGKEKVALSRIKEIKGVSHVTAVFGRWDLVLDIETEDVGTLSNVVVRDIRATPGVLSTESLVTTSI; encoded by the coding sequence ATGGTGACCGGACTGGTGCTGGTGCGTTTGATGGCGGGCAAAGAGAAGGTCGCGCTTTCCCGTATTAAGGAAATCAAGGGCGTTTCGCACGTCACCGCCGTGTTCGGCCGCTGGGACCTCGTGCTCGACATCGAGACCGAGGACGTCGGCACCCTCTCGAACGTCGTCGTGCGCGACATCCGCGCGACCCCCGGCGTGCTCTCCACCGAGAGCCTCGTCACCACCTCCATCTAA
- a CDS encoding inositol monophosphatase — translation MTRASLLKSALLAAGKVLTRHFGKVGYKQKRRADLLTIADLESQKTVLDAIRKRFPGDDYKAEENEERITGAEYLWIIDPLDGTTNYAHGYPVACTSIGVLKNGTPRLGGVYDPFRKELFLAQRDKGAFLNGKRLRTSMTPLMKDSLLITGFAYDRAERADYYLARFKAFMKNSHDVRRSGSAALDMAWIAAGRADGFWEFELNPWDVAAGLLLIEEAGGKVTDFNGNVWKDWRSMGKRTLASNGKIHTSMLSTLRRVP, via the coding sequence GTGACCCGCGCCTCGCTCCTCAAGTCGGCGTTGCTCGCGGCGGGAAAGGTCCTGACCAGGCACTTCGGCAAGGTCGGGTATAAGCAGAAGCGGCGAGCCGACCTGCTCACCATCGCGGACCTGGAAAGCCAGAAGACGGTCCTCGACGCGATCAGAAAGCGCTTCCCCGGGGACGATTACAAAGCCGAGGAGAACGAGGAAAGGATCACGGGAGCGGAATATCTCTGGATCATCGATCCGCTCGACGGGACGACGAATTACGCGCATGGGTATCCGGTGGCGTGCACGTCGATCGGGGTGTTGAAGAACGGAACGCCTCGGCTCGGAGGGGTTTACGATCCGTTCAGGAAGGAGCTTTTCCTCGCCCAACGGGATAAAGGCGCGTTTTTGAACGGCAAAAGATTGAGGACATCGATGACGCCCCTTATGAAGGACTCCTTACTGATCACGGGCTTCGCGTATGACCGCGCGGAGCGGGCCGATTATTATTTGGCTCGGTTCAAAGCCTTCATGAAGAATAGTCACGATGTTCGCCGGTCCGGCTCCGCCGCGTTGGACATGGCCTGGATCGCGGCCGGACGTGCTGATGGATTTTGGGAGTTCGAATTGAACCCTTGGGACGTCGCGGCGGGTCTGCTTCTTATCGAGGAGGCCGGCGGGAAGGTGACGGATTTCAACGGAAATGTTTGGAAAGACTGGCGCTCGATGGGAAAGCGCACTCTGGCGAGCAACGGCAAGATCCATACATCGATGCTGTCGACCCTCAGGAGGGTCCCTTGA
- a CDS encoding DUF192 domain-containing protein, producing the protein MKALMLLLALSPAAFAGGEAAAGKCVPQTVPASKKTALVFPDGKKIKIDLVDTPMTREIGLMCVTRMPRAYGMMFVFPQDMYLNFWMKNTLVPLDILWLGPDKRITEIHEKLRESTVDTPDEKIVTAGGRGQFVLELASGEASRRKLKIGDRLKFEAAIPDK; encoded by the coding sequence ATGAAAGCCCTGATGCTCCTCCTCGCGCTGTCGCCCGCCGCGTTCGCCGGCGGCGAAGCCGCCGCCGGGAAGTGCGTGCCCCAGACCGTGCCGGCGTCCAAAAAGACCGCCCTCGTCTTTCCGGATGGAAAAAAAATAAAGATCGATCTCGTCGACACCCCGATGACGCGCGAGATCGGGCTCATGTGCGTGACGAGGATGCCGCGCGCCTACGGGATGATGTTCGTGTTCCCCCAGGACATGTACCTGAACTTCTGGATGAAGAACACCCTCGTGCCGCTCGATATCCTCTGGCTCGGCCCGGACAAGCGGATCACCGAGATCCACGAGAAGCTCCGCGAGTCCACGGTCGACACGCCGGACGAGAAGATCGTCACCGCCGGCGGCCGGGGCCAGTTCGTCCTCGAGCTCGCCTCCGGCGAGGCGTCGCGCCGGAAGCTCAAGATCGGCGACCGGCTGAAGTTCGAGGCCGCGATCCCGGATAAATGA
- a CDS encoding acyl-CoA carboxylase subunit beta, giving the protein MEKEAVKNPEKAKAAPRPAAASVVRLRAAVEKASAGGGPQRLEAQKARGKFTARERIHYLLDEGTFQELDLLVSTRATDFGLKDKDIPGDGVITGFGQINGREVCVYAQDFTVLGGSLGLAHAKKIVKVMDLAYENRVPVVGLLDSGGARIQEGVDSLDGYAEIFQRNVKCSGVIPQISVILGPCAGGAVYSPALTDYIFMVEGISQMFVTGPDVVKAATGEEVTFDGLGGADAHSAKSGVCHFVAKSEPDCFRQVRELLSYLPQNRWEKPPRVANPDPIRRSVPLLEKMCDLDPRKSYRVHHIVWQIADEHKFFEVQAGYAKNMVTGFCRMGGEVVGVIANNPAHVAGALDINASDKAARFIRFLNCFNIPVLTLVDVPGYWPGVTQEHGGIIRHGAKILFAYAEATVPKITVILRKAYGGAYIAMSSKHMKGDFNFALPCAEIAVMGPAGAIEILYSREIAACKTDADKAALRATLSAQYAAKFASPYQTASTGSIDEVIEPSLMRYKIVRALRFLKDKRVPGTHENRGNIPL; this is encoded by the coding sequence ATGGAAAAGGAAGCGGTGAAGAATCCGGAAAAGGCGAAGGCCGCTCCCCGGCCCGCCGCCGCGAGCGTCGTCAGGCTCCGGGCGGCCGTCGAGAAGGCCTCCGCCGGCGGCGGCCCTCAGCGCCTCGAGGCGCAGAAGGCCCGCGGCAAGTTCACCGCCCGCGAGCGCATCCATTACCTGCTCGACGAGGGCACCTTCCAGGAGCTCGACCTGCTCGTCTCCACGCGGGCGACGGATTTCGGCCTCAAGGACAAGGACATCCCCGGCGATGGGGTGATAACGGGCTTCGGCCAGATAAACGGCCGCGAGGTCTGCGTCTACGCGCAGGACTTCACCGTGCTCGGCGGCTCCCTGGGCCTGGCGCACGCCAAGAAGATCGTGAAGGTCATGGACCTCGCGTACGAGAACCGCGTGCCGGTCGTCGGCCTGCTGGACTCGGGCGGGGCGCGCATCCAGGAGGGCGTGGACAGCCTCGACGGCTACGCCGAGATATTCCAGCGCAACGTGAAGTGCTCCGGCGTGATCCCGCAGATCTCCGTGATCCTCGGGCCCTGCGCCGGCGGCGCCGTCTACTCGCCCGCGCTGACCGACTACATCTTCATGGTCGAGGGCATCTCGCAGATGTTCGTGACCGGGCCGGACGTCGTGAAGGCCGCGACGGGGGAGGAGGTCACCTTCGACGGCCTCGGCGGCGCGGACGCCCACAGCGCGAAGTCGGGCGTCTGCCACTTCGTGGCGAAGTCCGAGCCCGACTGCTTCCGCCAGGTGCGGGAACTGCTGAGCTATCTGCCGCAGAACCGCTGGGAGAAGCCTCCTCGAGTCGCGAATCCCGATCCGATCCGGAGATCGGTCCCGCTTCTCGAAAAAATGTGCGACCTGGACCCGCGCAAGTCCTATCGGGTCCACCACATCGTCTGGCAGATCGCCGACGAGCACAAGTTCTTCGAGGTGCAGGCCGGCTACGCCAAGAACATGGTCACCGGCTTCTGCCGCATGGGCGGAGAGGTCGTCGGCGTGATCGCCAACAACCCGGCGCACGTCGCCGGCGCGCTCGACATCAACGCGTCCGACAAGGCCGCGCGCTTCATCCGCTTCCTCAACTGCTTCAACATCCCGGTGCTGACCTTGGTCGACGTGCCGGGCTACTGGCCGGGCGTCACCCAGGAGCACGGCGGCATCATCCGCCACGGCGCGAAGATCCTGTTCGCCTACGCCGAGGCCACGGTCCCGAAGATCACGGTCATCCTCCGCAAGGCGTACGGCGGCGCCTACATCGCGATGAGCTCCAAGCACATGAAGGGGGACTTCAACTTCGCCCTGCCCTGCGCCGAGATCGCGGTCATGGGTCCCGCGGGGGCCATCGAGATCCTCTACTCGCGCGAGATCGCGGCCTGCAAGACCGACGCGGACAAGGCCGCGCTGAGAGCTACGCTCTCAGCACAATATGCGGCCAAGTTCGCCTCCCCTTATCAGACGGCCTCGACCGGCTCCATCGACGAGGTCATCGAGCCCTCCTTGATGCGCTACAAGATCGTGCGCGCCCTGCGCTTCCTCAAGGACAAGCGCGTGCCCGGCACCCACGAGAACCGCGGCAACATCCCCCTGTAG
- a CDS encoding RNA polymerase sigma factor yields the protein MSEPLDTDADLVRRCLSGDDGGYAALLGRHQDRVYSFLHRLTGDAHDAEDLAQVVFLKAFRSLETFDLSRPFHSWLFAVAHHAALDFLRAKKTDLSLDHDEHPIDPADESDGPERLAEAALDGALVERLVSALPPLYQEALLLRHGEGLSVEEVSAALGVPEGTVKIRLFRARELMRRKWEAFEKDETRGAPRP from the coding sequence GTGAGCGAACCCCTCGACACCGACGCCGATCTCGTCCGCCGCTGCCTCTCCGGCGATGACGGCGGCTATGCCGCCTTGCTCGGCCGGCATCAGGACCGCGTCTACTCCTTTCTCCATCGACTGACCGGCGACGCGCACGACGCCGAGGATCTCGCCCAGGTCGTTTTCCTCAAAGCCTTCCGTTCCCTGGAGACCTTCGACTTATCCCGGCCGTTCCACTCCTGGCTGTTCGCCGTCGCCCACCACGCCGCGCTCGACTTCCTCCGCGCCAAGAAGACCGACCTCTCGCTCGACCACGACGAGCACCCGATCGACCCGGCCGACGAGTCGGACGGGCCCGAGCGGCTGGCGGAAGCGGCCCTGGACGGCGCCCTGGTCGAGCGCCTGGTCTCGGCGCTGCCGCCGCTCTATCAAGAAGCCCTGCTGCTGCGCCACGGGGAGGGCCTGAGCGTGGAAGAGGTCTCCGCCGCTTTGGGCGTTCCCGAAGGGACCGTGAAGATCCGCCTGTTCCGGGCCCGCGAGCTGATGCGCCGGAAATGGGAAGCCTTCGAAAAAGATGAAACCCGCGGGGCGCCCCGTCCGTAA
- a CDS encoding uroporphyrinogen-III synthase, with protein sequence MRALLLSGRTVIVTRPRARSSGSAAALAAKGARVVFAPLIRTVPPRSWKALDRAILDLRRYDAVAFTSANAVDFFFLRCRKLLAEKKPVSPRVLAAVGRSTAKAVAANGWACTMVPEDARSAGLARILRVPRGSRVLIPRAERGLDTLPRSLRKAGARVTVVPAYRTVPDPDGMRRLRRALALGADAVTFASPSAAVLAVPDLKLSLAAAVAIGPTTAAALRAKGVVPAAVAKRPDPESLARAVVEGLKGRP encoded by the coding sequence GTGCGCGCGCTCCTGCTCTCCGGCCGAACCGTCATCGTGACGCGCCCGCGCGCGAGATCAAGCGGCTCCGCCGCGGCGTTAGCCGCGAAAGGCGCTCGCGTGGTGTTCGCGCCCCTGATCAGGACCGTTCCTCCGAGATCTTGGAAGGCGCTCGACCGCGCGATCCTCGACCTCCGCCGTTACGACGCCGTCGCCTTCACCAGCGCGAACGCCGTTGATTTTTTCTTCCTGCGCTGCCGAAAACTCCTCGCCGAGAAAAAGCCGGTCTCTCCTCGAGTACTCGCCGCCGTCGGCCGTTCGACGGCGAAAGCCGTTGCTGCAAACGGTTGGGCTTGTACCATGGTGCCTGAAGACGCGCGCTCCGCCGGCCTAGCTCGGATCCTGCGCGTCCCGCGCGGCTCGCGCGTTCTGATCCCGAGGGCCGAGCGCGGCTTGGACACCCTCCCGCGAAGTCTTCGTAAAGCCGGCGCCCGCGTCACCGTCGTCCCCGCATACCGGACCGTTCCCGATCCCGACGGCATGCGCCGGCTGCGCCGCGCCCTCGCGCTCGGCGCCGACGCCGTCACCTTCGCCTCTCCCTCGGCCGCCGTCCTCGCCGTCCCCGACCTGAAGCTCTCCCTGGCCGCGGCCGTCGCCATCGGCCCGACCACCGCCGCGGCTTTGCGCGCGAAAGGCGTCGTTCCCGCCGCGGTCGCGAAGCGGCCCGATCCCGAGTCGCTCGCGCGGGCCGTCGTCGAAGGCCTGAAGGGGCGCCCGTGA